One genomic segment of Impatiens glandulifera chromosome 6, dImpGla2.1, whole genome shotgun sequence includes these proteins:
- the LOC124943632 gene encoding uncharacterized protein LOC124943632: MNKGILGLEPSLHHPSSSSSHSSQHQNPQTVISKGMIITSKPFNLNIEENDSVFSNNNNNGSTNSQWHRMKWTDSMVRLLITVVCSNGDEAVTEESVTKKGKWKSVSKVMMEKGFRVSPQQCEDKFNDLNKRYKRVNDILGKEVAFRVVENRCLLEKIDNLSPKMKVEVKKLLSSKHLFYREMRGYHNDCSNMNSIVGSDNDLDECEELTRKRKKLREEMTELIEDGTKSIWEKRKWMMGRLMELEQERLKFEEEGLELEKGRLKWMKYIMKKEMEMEEEKIEKKKLKIENDKMIILLRKKEVELAIQHYKLG, translated from the coding sequence atgaacaaAGGTATTCTAGGGCTAGAACCGTCACTTCACCacccttcttcttcatcttcccaTTCATCACAACATCAAAACCCACAAACTGTTATCTCCAAGGGTATGATAATTACCTCCAAGCCCTTCAATCTCAACATTGAAGAGAATGATTCGGTGTTTAGCAATAACAATAACAACGGAAGTACTAATTCCCAATGGCATAGGATGAAATGGACTGATTCTATGGTAAGATTGTTAATAACGGTTGTTTGTTCCAATGGTGATGAGGCAGTTACTGAGGAGTCGGTTACTAAGAAGGGGAAATGGAAATCGGTTTCGAAGGTGATGATGGAAAAAGGGTTTAGGGTTTCTCCTCAGCAATGTGAGGATAagtttaatgatttaaataagaGATACAAGAGGGTGAATGATATATTGGGAAAGGAAGTTGCTTTTAGAGTCGTTGAGAATCGATGTTTGTTAGAGAAAATTGATAACTTATCGCCGAAAATGAAGGTGGAAGTGAAAAAACTATTGAGTTCCAAGCATTTGTTCTATCGAGAAATGCGTGGTTATCATAATGATTGTAGCAATATGAATAGTATTGTTGGTTCGGATAATGATCTCGATGAATGCGAAGAGTTGACGAGAAAACGCAAGAAGTTGAGGGAAGAGATGACGGAGTTGATCGAGGATGGGACGAAGAGTATATGGGAGAAGAGGAAGTGGATGATGGGGAGGCTAATGGAGTTGGAACAAGAGAGGTTGAAATTTGAAGAAGAAGGATTGGAATTGGAGAAAGGAAGGTTGAAATGGATGAAATATATCATGAAGAAGGAAATGgagatggaggaggagaagatagaaaagaagaagttgaagatTGAGAATGATAAGATGATAATACTATTGCGAAAGAAGGAAGTAGAGTTGGCGA